The region TCGGGTGAGGAGACGGTGGTGAGGTAGCGGCAGATGCTCTGGCCGAGTTCGGCGGGGATGGGGCCGAGTTCGTCGAGGTAGCGCAGGGCGGTGTCGACGGCGAGGGGTTGGCTGGCGTGTCCGCGCAGGTCGGGGTCGAGGGCGTTGCCGTAGCCGCCGTCGATGTTGCGGTAGGCGGCGAGGGCGGAACGGATGGGTGCGGTGGGGCCGGCCTGGAAGTGGTAGGCGAAGCGGTACCTGTCGATGAGCCGGGCGGTGCGCATGGTGAAGTGTTCTGCGGCGCGGAAGGATTCCCAGGTCACAACGCTCATGTGGGAACGGTACCCGTGGCTCGGGCGGGGGTGCGCGGTCGCGGCCAATCCATTCGTGTTCTTTACGTGGGGTCGCGGCGCGCGGGTCTCCGGTGGCGGTGCCCGGCGTTCCGGTGGTGGCGGAGCGCGCGGGCGAGGGGGACGGTCCAGGTGAGGAGGATGAGGGCGGCCGCGGCGAGGCGGACGGTGGCGAGGTGTTCCTCGGGGTAGACGACGCCGGTGAGGTAGTGGTCGATGAAGCCGGTGGGGGGCAGGCCCTCCTGTCCGGCGTGGTGGCGTGCCCGGCGTTCGACGTGGGTGAGGGGGCACTCCCAGCCGATGAGGGTGATGCCGAGGGCGTAGGCCGTGGCGGCGAGGTGGGGCCACAGGGCGCGGGGCCACTTCCAGGCGGGGAGGCCGCCGAGGAGCACGTAGGCGAGGAAGGCCATGTGGAGGACCATGGCCGTGTCCGCGAGGATCCGGTAGGCCATGTTCCATGGTAGGCGGGGGTGTCGTCAGGTGTCGGTGCGGACCTCGGCCTCGACGCCCGCTCCCCCGCCCGCGCCCGTACCCGCGCGGGCGCGGCGGCGCCGGGCCGTGAGGACGGCGTGGCCGGCCCAGGAGAGGACGACGAGGGCGCCGACGGCGGCCTGGGCCTCACGGAGGGCTTCGGCGGGGTAGATGACGCCGGTGAGGTAGTGGTCGATGAAGCCCTCTTCGGCGAGTCCGGCCTGTCCGGCGTTCTCCCTCCCCCAGTTCTCCACCAGGGTGAGGGGGCAGGTCCAGGCGAAGACGCTGATGGCGAGGCCGTAGGCGGCGACGGCGAGGTGGGCCCAGAGGGTGCGGGGCCACTTCCAGGCGAGGAAGCCGCCGAGGGCGATGTAGAGGATGAACGCGAAGTGGAGGAGCATGGCGGCGTCGC is a window of Nocardiopsis changdeensis DNA encoding:
- a CDS encoding DUF2784 domain-containing protein, which gives rise to MAYRILADTAMVLHMAFLAYVLLGGLPAWKWPRALWPHLAATAYALGITLIGWECPLTHVERRARHHAGQEGLPPTGFIDHYLTGVVYPEEHLATVRLAAAALILLTWTVPLARALRHHRNAGHRHRRPARRDPT
- a CDS encoding DUF2784 domain-containing protein, with product MAYRIIGDAAMLLHFAFILYIALGGFLAWKWPRTLWAHLAVAAYGLAISVFAWTCPLTLVENWGRENAGQAGLAEEGFIDHYLTGVIYPAEALREAQAAVGALVVLSWAGHAVLTARRRRARAGTGAGGGAGVEAEVRTDT